One window of Camelina sativa cultivar DH55 chromosome 4, Cs, whole genome shotgun sequence genomic DNA carries:
- the LOC104782711 gene encoding VQ motif-containing protein 17-like, whose translation MEIEATTIQKRRSIPTIAMHKQSKTLTKSKPKIRIIHIFAPEIIKTDVSNFREIVQNLTGKQDHYHDLHHQKVVKRNPISRVSHHDHDHHHHHQVHDMNKSHGFCINSEAEDEEEEGMVSMTWNGHGGESSGGFLNGLGDYDGFIQELGEFPYMPLAIDSADASSHLHGSVFAEPHQYS comes from the coding sequence ATGGAAATTGAAGCTACCACTATTCAGAAACGAAGAAGCATCCCAACCATAGCCATGcacaaacaatcaaaaacacTAACCAAATCGAAACCAAAGATCAGAATCATCCACATATTCGCACCGGAGATCATCAAGACGGACGTCTCCAACTTCCGTGAAATCGTCCAGAATCTCACCGGGAAACAAGATCATTACCACGATCTCCACCACCAAAAGGTTGTCAAAAGAAACCCGATATCTAGAGTAAGTCATCAcgatcatgatcatcatcatcatcatcaagtccATGACATGAACAAGAGCCATGGTTTCTGCATAAACTCAGAagcagaagacgaagaagaagaagggatggTGTCCATGACGTGGAACGGACATGGCGGCGAGAGCTCCGGTGGGTTCTTGAATGGCTTAGGAGATTACGACGGCTTCATTCAGGAGCTAGGTGAATTCCCTTATATGCCCTTGGCCATTGACTCTGCCGATGCTTCCTCCCACTTACATGGCAGCGTTTTCGCAGAGCCTCACCAATACTCCTAA